A DNA window from Halanaerobium saccharolyticum subsp. saccharolyticum DSM 6643 contains the following coding sequences:
- a CDS encoding ABC transporter permease yields MFKDFWAKHENLYYALSNKKVIFGLTIVVLVFMLAAFGPMLTPYEYGEYAGAGYLPPSSDHFFGTTIDGRDVFTRTVYGLRSTLLVGAIAGTIATLVGCIIGFVAGYYGGTIFDELLMMLTNIFVVIPQLALLIVIAAFLEVRGVVIMAVIVSLTAWPWTARAVRSQTLSLKNQEYVSLSKISALNVGRILREDIASNMFSYVFMVFIQQFNSTMLATVQLEFLGLGPTKGISLGLVMQNAVNWNGIQLGMWWWAIIPGLILAILITALYFVNTGLDAAFNPRLREM; encoded by the coding sequence GTGTTTAAAGATTTTTGGGCAAAACATGAAAATTTATATTATGCTTTATCAAATAAAAAGGTTATTTTTGGCCTAACCATAGTAGTTTTAGTATTTATGCTGGCAGCTTTTGGACCGATGCTGACACCATATGAGTACGGAGAATATGCTGGAGCAGGATATTTGCCTCCATCTAGCGATCATTTTTTTGGAACAACAATTGATGGGCGAGATGTATTTACCAGAACTGTTTATGGTCTTCGTTCTACCCTTTTAGTAGGTGCAATAGCTGGAACTATAGCCACATTAGTGGGCTGTATAATTGGTTTTGTAGCCGGTTATTATGGGGGAACAATTTTTGACGAACTTTTAATGATGTTAACCAATATTTTTGTTGTTATTCCTCAGCTGGCTTTATTGATTGTAATCGCAGCTTTTCTGGAAGTGCGAGGGGTAGTAATTATGGCAGTAATTGTATCTTTAACCGCCTGGCCCTGGACAGCAAGAGCCGTTAGATCACAAACACTTTCTTTAAAAAATCAGGAATACGTATCTTTATCTAAAATTTCTGCTCTTAATGTTGGTAGAATTTTAAGAGAAGATATTGCGTCCAATATGTTTTCTTATGTGTTTATGGTTTTTATTCAGCAATTTAACTCTACCATGTTAGCAACAGTTCAGCTGGAATTCTTAGGGCTCGGTCCTACAAAAGGTATTTCTTTGGGACTTGTAATGCAAAATGCTGTAAATTGGAATGGAATTCAGCTTGGTATGTGGTGGTGGGCTATAATTCCTGGTTTGATTTTAGCAATTTTAATTACTGCACTTTACTTTGTTAATACAGGACTAGATGCAGCCTTTAACCCACGTTTGAGGGAGATGTAA
- a CDS encoding ABC transporter ATP-binding protein codes for MRENILEVKNLKAYYDILKGQVKAVDNVTFNLKNGEILGLAGESGCGKSTLASSFISRKKPLKYISGDVDLVGHKIMEMDESEFKKLRLRTISLIPQYALDAFSPTKKIKTYIADLAREQGVKTDKAFFDKVKERLDLVNLDESVLNRYSIELSGGMKQRVIMVISTILDPEFLIADEITSALDVSSQRFVATMLANLRDLEIIKSAIFITHDLSILYQIADRIMIMYAGNFAEIGPTDEIVDNPRHPYTRSLIDSLPKVGIQYKDKKLAGIDGTPPHLLNIGEGCRFRERCPYAIDKCEETPPREQVAEDHYVSCWRWKELGSDLSGKK; via the coding sequence ATGCGCGAAAATATATTAGAAGTTAAAAACTTAAAAGCATATTATGATATTTTAAAAGGACAGGTTAAAGCAGTAGACAATGTAACATTTAATTTAAAAAACGGTGAGATTCTTGGCTTAGCAGGTGAATCTGGTTGTGGTAAAAGTACCCTGGCCAGCAGTTTTATTTCCCGCAAAAAGCCACTGAAATATATTTCAGGTGATGTTGATCTAGTTGGCCATAAAATTATGGAAATGGATGAAAGTGAATTTAAAAAACTGCGTTTAAGAACTATTTCTTTAATTCCACAGTATGCACTTGATGCATTTTCTCCAACCAAAAAAATTAAAACATATATTGCAGATTTGGCCAGAGAGCAGGGAGTAAAGACTGACAAGGCATTTTTTGACAAAGTAAAAGAGCGTCTGGATCTAGTAAATTTAGATGAATCAGTTTTAAATAGATATTCAATTGAGCTTTCAGGTGGAATGAAGCAGAGAGTTATTATGGTTATTTCCACAATTTTAGACCCCGAATTTTTAATTGCAGATGAAATCACTTCTGCTTTAGATGTTAGTTCACAGCGTTTTGTGGCAACAATGCTTGCCAATTTAAGAGATTTAGAGATTATAAAATCAGCTATTTTTATAACTCATGATCTGTCTATTCTTTATCAGATAGCAGATCGAATTATGATTATGTATGCTGGTAACTTTGCTGAAATTGGTCCAACAGATGAAATTGTAGATAATCCACGGCATCCGTATACTAGATCGCTTATTGATTCTTTACCAAAAGTAGGTATTCAGTATAAAGATAAGAAGCTTGCTGGAATCGATGGAACACCACCTCATTTATTAAATATTGGTGAAGGTTGTCGTTTTAGAGAGCGCTGTCCTTATGCTATTGATAAATGCGAAGAAACTCCACCAAGAGAGCAGGTAGCAGAAGATCATTATGTCTCCTGCTGGAGATGGAAAGAGTTAGGAAGTGATTTAAGTGGCAAAAAATAA